A stretch of Methanococcus voltae PS DNA encodes these proteins:
- a CDS encoding DUF1890 domain-containing protein: protein MNILILLGCPEPPLLIPSFMFLLNLLKSKGHQVYVAGNPSALKLIESADPEHYYLKNVGFQPIDNGLKDKFDVDYIFGLTHNDAGVNYIVTYKMVYNKETSALIFGTGDLGGLTQILDENGIENKSIRAYHNPTPINVILKRIFKEF from the coding sequence ATGAATATTTTAATATTATTGGGTTGTCCGGAGCCTCCATTATTAATCCCCTCATTTATGTTCTTATTAAATTTACTAAAAAGCAAGGGTCATCAAGTTTATGTTGCAGGAAACCCCTCTGCATTAAAATTAATTGAATCTGCAGACCCTGAACATTATTATCTTAAAAACGTAGGTTTTCAACCTATTGATAATGGTTTAAAGGATAAATTTGACGTAGATTATATATTTGGACTAACACATAATGATGCAGGTGTTAACTATATCGTAACCTATAAAATGGTTTATAACAAGGAAACATCAGCATTAATATTCGGTACTGGAGATTTAGGTGGATTAACCCAAATTTTAGATGAAAATGGCATTGAAAACAAGTCTATACGTGCTTACCATAATCCAACACCTATAAACGTTATTTTAAAAAGAATATTTAAAGAATTTTAA
- a CDS encoding energy-converting hydrogenase B subunit P, with protein sequence MPKMVLLPKLTMSLGGYIRETVQPYEEGEAEAFPYQNVIVGNPLDEPVKIDVPAYDDEWVERHKDLGLIVVPISTEDDFVGIFKMVQNKVKTTQ encoded by the coding sequence ATGCCTAAAATGGTATTATTGCCCAAATTAACAATGTCCTTAGGGGGCTACATTAGAGAAACAGTACAACCTTACGAAGAAGGTGAAGCTGAAGCTTTCCCTTATCAAAATGTTATAGTCGGAAACCCATTAGATGAGCCAGTTAAGATTGATGTACCGGCTTATGATGACGAATGGGTTGAAAGACATAAGGATTTAGGATTAATCGTAGTTCCAATTAGTACCGAAGATGACTTTGTTGGTATTTTTAAGATGGTACAAAATAAGGTTAAAACTACTCAATAA
- a CDS encoding TIGR02253 family HAD-type hydrolase, with amino-acid sequence MIKGVLFDLDDTLYNSSEFARRARKEALKAMMDAGLHNSEEEAEKVLNRIILQKGSNYSMHFNDLVKALKGDHDPKIIATGIITYHNVKFSLLRPFPDTISSLIKLKSKGLKLGILTDGVTLKQWEKLIRLSICPFFDEVITSEEFGLGKPYPEFFEHGLSKMNLKPEEVVYIGDREDRDIIPAKSLGMKTVRIYQGKYSDIKETSANYSINSLSELPDLLENM; translated from the coding sequence GTGATAAAAGGTGTATTATTTGACCTTGACGACACGCTTTATAATTCTTCAGAATTCGCTCGAAGGGCACGGAAAGAAGCTTTAAAAGCAATGATGGACGCAGGATTACATAATTCAGAAGAAGAAGCTGAAAAAGTTCTTAATCGTATAATATTACAAAAAGGTTCTAATTATAGTATGCACTTCAATGACTTGGTAAAGGCTTTAAAAGGAGACCATGACCCAAAAATAATTGCTACAGGAATTATCACCTATCACAATGTTAAGTTTTCATTATTGCGACCATTTCCGGATACAATAAGTTCTTTAATTAAATTAAAGAGCAAGGGTTTAAAATTGGGCATATTAACTGATGGAGTCACCTTAAAACAATGGGAAAAATTGATAAGATTGTCAATTTGTCCATTTTTTGACGAAGTTATAACTTCAGAAGAATTCGGACTTGGAAAACCTTATCCTGAATTTTTCGAACACGGACTATCTAAAATGAATTTAAAACCTGAAGAAGTTGTTTATATTGGAGATAGGGAGGATAGAGACATAATACCTGCTAAATCTTTGGGTATGAAAACCGTTAGAATATACCAGGGTAAATACAGCGATATAAAAGAAACTAGTGCGAATTATTCAATAAATAGTCTTTCGGAACTACCTGATTTATTGGAGAATATGTAA
- a CDS encoding 4Fe-4S dicluster domain-containing protein, with protein MPEHILSGIKSIVALNLRKEGKLQREIADYLDMDRSIVSHYLHGRYPSKKVIEVSEKIVKLPMELSIPIISSLSDNKQLTKKLINSLYNIAIIYKSNACIGCGKCLECPYDAVSTNDNIGISIDHEACVLCGDCIDECPVSAIRFKSTGEPKFELISQDFE; from the coding sequence ATGCCAGAACATATATTGTCAGGGATTAAATCGATAGTAGCGCTAAATTTAAGAAAAGAAGGTAAATTACAACGTGAAATTGCCGACTATCTTGATATGGATCGCTCAATCGTTTCCCATTATTTGCATGGTAGGTATCCCTCCAAGAAAGTAATTGAAGTTTCTGAAAAGATTGTTAAATTACCAATGGAGTTAAGCATACCCATAATAAGTTCATTGAGTGATAATAAACAACTTACTAAGAAATTAATCAATTCTTTGTACAATATTGCTATTATCTACAAATCAAATGCTTGTATTGGTTGCGGAAAGTGTTTAGAGTGTCCTTATGACGCAGTAAGCACTAACGATAATATCGGTATTTCTATAGACCACGAAGCATGCGTTTTGTGTGGCGATTGTATTGATGAATGCCCTGTTTCAGCAATACGGTTCAAAAGTACGGGAGAACCAAAATTTGAGTTAATTTCCCAAGATTTTGAATAG